The Arachis duranensis cultivar V14167 unplaced genomic scaffold, aradu.V14167.gnm2.J7QH unplaced_Scaffold_200114, whole genome shotgun sequence genomic interval TATGATAAACCATACAAAAAGTTTGGAGATGTCCCTCTTCCGACAAAGAAGCTTTGGTTTAAGGAGTGGAAGGTAAAAGTGTTGgattgaataaaattattttggattGAATATTGTTCATGTGATTTGAATCTTATAAATAACAATTTGATGAGTATGTGCAGAGCCACTTTCTTatcgatgatgatgatgatgagtttttCTGGAGGGCTTTCAAGTATAGGACAAGTAAGCGATTTAGCCAAATGATGTCAGATATCCGTGAGGGTGTGGATACAACCCACGAATGGCTAATTCCTGCTTACAAAAAGGTGTTGGAAAGGTATTGGAAAACAGATGAGaaatggaaaaatataaggaaAAAAGCAAGAGAGAATCGAGCGTCACTCTTAGGTGGTTCTGTTCATTGCGGTGGTTCTATTCCATTGAGCTCAACTATAGAGANNNNNNNNNNNNNNNNNNNNNNNNNNNNNNNNNNNNNNNNNNNNNNNNNNNNNNNNNNNNNNNNNNNNNNNNNNNNNNNNNNNNNNNNNNNNNNNNNNNNNNNNNNNNNNNNNNNNNNNNNNNNNNNNNNNNNNNNNNNNNNNNNNNNNNNNNNNNNNNNNNNNNNNNNNNNNNNNNNNNNNNNNNNNNNNNNNNNNNNNNNNNNNNNNNNNNNNNNNNNNNNNNNNNNNNNNNNNNNNNNNNNNNNNNNNNNNNNNNNNNNNNNNNNNNNNNNNNNNNNNNNNNNNNNNNNNNNNNNNNNNNNNNNNNNNNNNNNNNNNNNNNNNNNNNNNNNNNNNNNNNNNNNNNNNNNNNNNNNNNNNNNNNNNNNNNNNNNNNNNNNNNNNNNNNNNNNNNNNNNNNNNNNNNNNNNNNNNNNNNNNNNNNNNNNNNNNNNNNNNNNNNNNNNNNNNNNNNNNNNNNNNNNNNNNNNNNNNNNNNNNNNNNNNNNNNNNNNNNNNNNNNNNNNNNNNNNNNNNNNNNNNNN includes:
- the LOC127744017 gene encoding uncharacterized protein LOC127744017 codes for the protein WLPFPPGSQKITEIIKKRYDKPYKKFGDVPLPTKKLWFKEWKSHFLIDDDDDEFFWRAFKYRTSKRFSQMMSDIREGVDTTHEWLIPAYKKVLERYWKTDEKWKNIRKKARENRASLLGGSVHCG